The following proteins are co-located in the Sphingorhabdus lutea genome:
- a CDS encoding MvaI/BcnI family restriction endonuclease → MERSEALKKLKEITGIEHNLHDLAIIHQIEPVKNGRQNKGWAGQVIERHLNLPINSSQSPNFGSWELKSVSLKYARGELVFKETMAVTMIDPIQVMKTPFSDSHLLQKLNKFVCVLRVVGNNFADHSYIHAVHEVDLDVETKKIIEEDYETIRAQISQKGLKSLSGKMGKLIQPRTKGAGHGSISRAFYARKEFLKRVMPI, encoded by the coding sequence AGCTAAAGGAAATAACTGGCATTGAGCATAACCTGCATGATCTTGCCATTATTCATCAAATTGAACCTGTTAAAAATGGACGTCAAAATAAAGGATGGGCGGGGCAAGTTATAGAACGACATCTAAATTTACCTATAAATTCTTCGCAAAGTCCGAATTTTGGTTCGTGGGAATTAAAAAGCGTGTCATTAAAATATGCTAGGGGAGAATTGGTTTTTAAGGAAACGATGGCGGTCACTATGATAGATCCCATTCAAGTAATGAAGACCCCATTTTCTGATAGTCATTTATTACAAAAATTGAACAAATTTGTATGCGTACTTAGGGTTGTAGGAAATAATTTTGCCGATCATAGCTACATTCATGCAGTCCATGAGGTTGATCTTGATGTAGAGACTAAAAAGATAATTGAGGAGGATTATGAAACAATAAGAGCTCAAATCTCTCAAAAAGGACTAAAAAGTTTGTCAGGTAAAATGGGAAAACTGATTCAGCCTCGCACAAAAGGTGCTGGTCATGGAAGTATTTCAAGAGCATTTTATGCCCGAAAAGAATTCCTAAAGAGAGTTATGCCGATTTAA